The genomic stretch GCCGGTTGCCCAGGCATCGTTGCCGACAGAAACCAGATCGTCGGATTTGATTTTGCCGGATTTTATGGCCTGCCCAACAACATAGCTGACCATGATTTTACTCAGGCTGGCCGGGTCGAGACGCGCATCGGGATTCGATTCAGTGAGGATCTTCCCGCTGTTGAAATCCATAAGCACCCAGGATTTGGCATTAATCTGTGGTGCGACGGGGCCGTTGTCCGCCTGAGCGGCAGGAAGCGCCAGCAGCATTACTCCACCGCCCAGCGCGTAAATGAAAGTCCGTTTGAATTGGGAAGAAATTGTCATAGGTATCAGCGCTTTTGTCCGGGTAACTGAAATTTATCTTATCTTTCAAACAGATTGTACAACTCTGTCTGACGTAAAACCTACTGCGTTCTGGGTCTGGAATAAACCTAAATAGTGTAAAGATCTTAAGAATAGTAGAATTTTCCACTGCTTGCGCAGATCCGGCTGGCGATATAAACAGCAGTCAGCACTTGACCAATCCATTCATGTGCGTCAGTTTGTGGTACGAATACATATAAAATATCTATAACAAGAAACGGCTTAATCGCAACGGTGCATCAACGATGGCGAACGAGCCGCAGGGGCAGAAATGGGACTGGTAATTAAGGCGCTGATTGGTGCGCTGGTCGTGATTTTGATCGGGGTGCTGTCCAAAACCCGCAATTATTATATCGCCGGGCTGGTTCCGCTTTTTCCTACGTTTGCCCTGATAGCCCACTACATTGTGGGCACGGAACGCAGTATCGAGGCGCTCCGAACCACGATTATTTTCGGCCTGTGGGCCGTGATCCCCTATATGGTCTACCTGATTTCACTCTATTTTCTCATCGGCTCGATGAAACTGCCTTACGCCTTGCTCTGCGCCGTCGTTTGCTGGTCGCTGGCGGCGTGGCTGCTGATAAGTATCTGGACGCGTTTTCACGCCTGACTTTTCACACCTGCGCGACTTGCAAACCGAAATCACGGATAAAAGCATCGTTTTCCCGCACCAGTTCGTCACGGATAAAATCGACAAACTGACTCAGCGCCGCCGAACGCCGCTTACCGGCGGGTGATTGCAGCTGCAACGTCCGCTGGCTCAGTTGTTCAATATTCACCGGTTTGACCCGCAGGTGGTCGCGCCGGGCTTTATACATAATGGAAAAATGGCTGCACGCGACAATCGCCCCCGGCGTTTGCACCATAAAATCGTAAAGCGCCGAAAAACGGTTACAGCTCACCGCAGGCTCGAGAAAAATTCCGCTCATCCGGCAAGACAAATCAAACAGCTGGCGGATGGTGCTGCCCTGCTCGTTCATCGCCAGCGGGTACGGATGCAAATCCGTCAGCAAAATGTCCTGTTCGGCCAGCGGATGATCCGGCCGCATCACCATGCGCACCGGCGCGGGAAAGGACGCCATGATATCCACGCCGCGCTCCGCCACCAGACTGAACTGCAACGCCAGTTCCACTTCGCCCTTGTGGATCATCTCCGACACTTCCACCGCCGTGCCGACGTTGAGATAAAACATCACGCCCGGATTAATCAGCCGAAAGCGCGAGAACAACTGCGGCAGCAAATCAAACGCCAGCCCGTCGGTGCAGCCCATACGGATCACGGTTCGCCTCACGGCGTTGAGTCCCTGAATTTCCGCAATCGCGTGTTCCATATCCATCATGCTTTTACGCACATGGTTTTCCAGGATCTGCCCGGCATCGTTGAGCACCATCCCGCGCGCGTGGCGTTCAAACAGCGGCGCGCCGATGCGCTCTTCCAGACGCTGGATCTGACGGCTGATGGCCGACACCGCCACATATAATTGCTTGCTCGCCGCGCTCAGCGAGCCGGTATTGGCTACCGCCAGAAAATAGCGAATCTCCGTACTTTGCATGACCGTATTGCCTCATCACTGTGCAGATGAGCATTACAATAAAAGCAACGCTAACTTGCAATTATTATTATTGTGGCAACGCTGACGCAGCGCTTAGAGTGAAACTGCTAAAAAAACCAACAATAAAATCACAAACACAACAAAAGCAGGATCCTCATGACAGCGGAAAATATCGTTGAACAGGCGTTAGCCTGGTTCGATCAGGGTGAATATCAGCGCACGCTGGCGCGCAGGGTGGCAATTGCCTCCGAAAGCCAGAGTCATCTGCGCGACGCCGAACTGGCGCGTTATCTCGATGATGAGATTAAACCGACACTCGCGGCGATGGGTTTCAGCCTGCTGAGCGTCGAAAATGCGTATGCCGCTAACCGTCCTTTTTTGATCGCCACCCGCATTGAAGACGATGCGTTGCCTACAATCCTGAGTTACGGCCACGGCGACGTGGTGTTCGGGGACGATGAAAACTGGCGCAGCGACTTATCACCGTGGGAACTCAAAGAAGACGGTGATCGCTGGTACGGACGCGGTAGCGCCGACAACAAAGGCCAGCACAGCATCAACATTGCCGCGCTGGAGCAAATCTACAAAGCGCGCGGCGGAAGCCTCGGTTTTAACTGCAAACTGCTGTTCGAAATGGGCGAAGAAATCAGCTCTCCGGGGCTGGCCGAACTTTGCCGTGAATATAAAGAACAGCTCAGCGCCGATATTTTCCTCGCCTCCGACGGCCCGCGCCTGAGCGCCGTGCGCCCTACGCTGTTCCTCGGTTCACGCGGCGCGGTGAATTTCCGTCTGACCATTAATGCCCGCGACAACGCCTATCACTCCGGAAACTGGGGCGGTCTGCTGACCAATCCGGGAACGCAACTGGCAAACGCACTGGCCTGTCTGGTGAATCAGCACGGCCAGTTGCAGGTTTCTGCGCTGAAACCGCCGGCAGTCAGTGACGCTATCCGTGAAATTCTCAGCGATGTGGAAGTTGGCGGCGGCAAAAACGATCCGCAGATTGACCTGAACTGGGGCGAAGAAGGCCTTACCCCCACCGAACGTCTTTATGCGTGGAATACGCTGGAAGTGCTGTCGTTCCTGACCGGCAATCCGCAGCGCCCGATGAACGCTATTCCCGGCTCGGCGACTGCGGTGTGTCAGCTGCGTTTTGTCGTCGGCACCGACTGGCAACATCTGGCAGACCACGTCCGTGCGCACCTTGATGCACACGGTTTCCCGCAGGTTGAGGTGGAATTTATGCGTGGCTCACCGGCCACCCGCTTCGACCCGACCGACCCGCTGGTGGACTGGGCGCTGAATATCATGCAAAAAACGACCGGTAAAAAACCCGCGTTGCTGCCGAACCTCGGCGGTTCACTGCCTAATGATGTCTTCGCCGATATTCTCGGTTTGCCGACGTTATGGGTGCCGCACTCTTATCCGGCCTGCGGTCAGCACGGCGTGAACGAACACATGCTGATTTCCGTCGCGCGCGAAGGGCTGGCGATCATGACCCATTTGTTGTGGGATCTCGGCGAAAACGGCGCAGCTGTGCTTGCCCGCCACCACGCTCATACCGGAGGTGCGCAATGAGCCTGTTAAGCGCCCGTTCCTCATCCGTCAGCAACACGGCAGAAAAACCGAGTCTGATGAAAACCCTTTTTGCGACCTGTATCGGCAACGCGCTGGAGTGGTTTGATATCGCGATTTATGGCTTTTTCGCCAGCTATATTGCCCATGCGTATTTCCCGACCGCCGATCCGACCGTCTCGCTGTTGCTGGCGTTCGGCAGCTTCGGCGTTTCATTCCTGATCCGGCCGCTCGGCGCAATCGTTCTCGGTGCGTATGCCGACAAGCACGGGCGTAAAGCGTCGCTGCTGATGTCCATCAGCCTGATGATGATTGGCGGTTTAATCATTGTGATCACGCCGTCTTACGCCACACTCGGCATGGCCGCACCGCTGCTGATCCTGGTAGCACGCCTGATTCAGGGCTTCTCGGCGGGGGGTGAATTCGGCAGCTCCACGGCGTTTCTGGTGGAACATTTCCCTGAGCGCAAAGCGTTTATCGCCAGCTGGCAGTTCGCCACGCAGGGCGCGAGCACCTTGCTGGCCTCGGCGTTTGGTCTGGGTTTGTCTGCCCTTCTGAGTGAAACCCAGTTGCAGGAATGGGGATGGCGCATTCCGTTTATTTTCGGTCTGCTGATTGGCCCGGTCGGTTTGTATATCCGCCGCCATATCAAAGAATCGGAAAGCTTCAGCAAAGCCGAGAAAACCGCGTCGCCGCTGAAAGAAATTGTGCGTTCGCAGAAAGGCCTGTTCTTCACGGCCATCGGCCTGATGGTGGTTTCCACCGCCATCAACTACATGCTGAACTACGTGCCGACCTACGCCACGAAAACGCTGCACCTGCCAGCCTCGGCAGGCTTTAGCGCCACATTATCAGCGGGGATTATCCTGACCGTCGTCACGCCCATTATGGGGCTGTGGGCGGAGAAAATCGGGCGTCTGCCGCTGATGTGGGGCTCGCTTATCCTGCTGTTGCTGACCATTTATCCGGCGTTCTGGCTGATGCTGCAATACACGTCGGCGCTGTCATTACTGCTGCTGATAAGCTGGCTGGCGTTGCTGAAATCGGTGTATTTCTCCACCGTGCCGTCAATGATGGCGGATTTGTTCCCGATCACCACCCGCGCCAGCGGCATGGCCATCAGCTACAACGTCGCAGTCACCGTGTTCGGCGGCTTTGCGCCGTTCATCTGTACCCTGCTGATTTCCGCCACCGGCAGCAGCCTGGCACCGGGTTACTACCTGATGATGGTCGCTCTGCTCAGCGTATGGGCTTTGTTTAAAGCGCAGAAAACCCAGCGCTGATTTTTCGTCATCTCACTCAGCGGCAGGAGATCTGTCGCTGAGTGTTACGTTTAACCTTTCGCAAAACCCCTTCACCTGCCCTATAGTCATTGCCATTGTGCTGGCTAACGTTCTGTTTATTTACCCTTTTACGGCGAGGAGTTCTGAATGATCACCCTGTGGGGCCGCGATAACTCAACTAACGTGAAAAAAGTGCTGTGGTTGCTGGATGAACTGAAACTGCCTTTCCAGCAAATTAACGCCGGGGGCGCTTTTGGCAAAAACCATGAGCCGCTTTATCTGTCACTGAATCCGAACGGGCTGGTGCCCTGCATACAGGACGATGATTTTGTCTTGTGGGAATCGAATGCCATTTTGCGTTACCTCGCCGAACGCGCAGGGAATGAGGCGTTCTGGCCTTCGGATCTGCGGGCACGCGCCAGCGCGGATAAATGGCTGGACTGGACCGCAAACAGTCTGACCATTCCTTTCCGTCAGGTGTTTCTGACGCTGGTTCGCGTTCCCGAACCGGAGCGCGACATGAATCTGGTGGCTACCGGCATGGCGGCATTTGAAAAACATTGGACGATTGTCGATAAGGTGCTGGCGAAGCAGGAATGGTTGTCAGGCAATCATTTCGGGCTCGGGGATATCCCGCTGGCGATCTATGCCTACGCCTGGTACGGATTGAATATTGAACGTCAGGCTCATCCGAATGTGGAGCGCTGGTATAAACAAATCACGCAGCGCCCGGATTTCCAGAAACGCGTGATGATCCCGCTGACCTAGCAACGTTTTAAACACAAAAGGCGTGCCCGCAACGGCACGCTTTTTTTCATTTTCCTGCGGTCAAATCCCCGGCGACACCTTCAGCAGCTTCCCGTTACTTTCATCCGTCAGCACATACACAAATCCGTCCGGGCCGCCGCGCTCAGAGATCAGCGGCCTATAACTAACAGGAATAACGACTGCCTTAAATATACTAACAGCAAGGCATTCCTTCCTTGTTAACATACCGGTAAACTCCCTTCTTGCAATGGACGTCCAGACAGACGGACTTCCAAACATCCTCAATTTGGTCCGTTCTTTTTTGTTCCGAATTTTTTTGCCAAAAACACCGGTGAAACACACATCGCACCTGACGACGGAGTTGTTAAATAATGAAAAAAATATCCGCATCCCTGCTGGTTCTCAGCCTGTTCTCCGCCCTGCCCGCGTTTGCCGCTGATGCCCAACTGGCACCGGTTCCGGCTGCGATTGCACAACACAGCGGCCCGGTGCGTATTGCCGTCATCCGTAACCTGGGCTCCGACGATAACACCACGCAATTTCTGGCCGGTGCCATCAAACAAGGCCACGCGCTGGGCTTTAAAGTCGATACGTTCCTGAGTAACGGCGACGACGCCAAGTTCCAGGATTTCGTGAACCAGGCCATCAGCCAGAAGTACGACGGGATTATCCTGTCACAGGGTCGCGGCCCTTATTCTGAAGCGCTGGCAAAACGCATTGTCGCTGCGGGCATCGCGGTTTCCGCCTTTGATACCGAGGTGCCGGATACCCTTCCGGGCGTCACCGTCACCCGTCAGGACGATGCGTCTCTGGCAAAAGCCTCCGTCGGCCAGCTGGTGAAAGATTTCAACGGTAAAGCCAACATCATCAAACTGTGGGTCGCCGGTTTCCCGCCAATGGAACGCCGCCAGAAAACCTACGAAGCCATCCTGAAAGAAAACCCGGGCATTCATCAGCTTGAGTCTATCGGCGCGGTATCTTCGGACGTTCAGGGTGATACGGCCAACAAAGTCGGGGCGATTCTGGCGAAGTATCCGAAAGGCCAGATTGATGCGATCTGGGGGTCATGGGATGCCTTCAGTCAGGGCGCTTACAAGGCGCTGAAAGAGAATAACCGTACCGAAATTAAACTCTACAGCATCGATGCTTCGAATCAGGATCTGCAACTGATGCGTGAGAAAGGCAGCCCGTGGCTGTTCACCGCGGCGGTGGATACACAGCTGATCGGTGCGGTAAACCTGCGCATTGTGGCGCTGAAAATTGCCGGTGAAAAAACGCCACAAAGCTACGAATTCCCGGCGCAGACTATTTCGCAATCCCTGCTGCTCAGCCAGCCGGAAGGCCTGAATGTCAGTGGTCTGAGTAAAATCATTCCGGGCTGGGGGAAATCAGAAGATTTCACCGCCCCCTGGTTTGCCACGCTGGAAGCAAAATACAAAAAGTAATTGCCTCAGACCTCCCGGAAACGGGAGGTTTTTTCTCCACTTTGCCGCTCAACATTTCCCCGTTTGCCCCCTGCGATCACAGAAATAAAGAAACATAATTTCAGAAGTAAAAATCTCAATAGCCGCAAGCGCTTACAACCGTTAAACCTGTACTCTCCCTTTTCATATGGACATTGAAGCAATGAGTACAGAAATCCTTTCGGTCAAGGAAAAGATTGGATATGGATTAGGCGATGCCGCCAGTCATATTATTTTCGATAATGTCATGCTGTACATGATGTTTTTCTACACTGACATTTTCGGCATCCCCGCCGGTTACGTCGGCACCATGTTCCTGCTGGCCCGCGCACTCGACGCTGTCTCTGACCCCTGCATGGGATTGCTGGCTGACCGCACGCGCACGCGCTGGGGCAAATTCCGCCCTTACGTCCTGTTTGGCGCGATCCCTTTCGGCATCGTGTGCGTCTTTACCTACACCACGCCTGAACTGAGCATGACCGGCAAAATGATTTACGCCGCCATCACCTACACCCTGCTCACACTGATGTATACCGTGGTCAACATCCCGTATTGCGCACTGGGCGGCGTGATCACCACCAACCCGACACAGCGTATTTCGCTGCAATCCTACCGCTTCGTGCTGGCAACAGCGGGCGGCATGCTGAGTACCGTGCTGATGATGCCGCTGGTTAAACTGATTGGCGGGGAAAATCAGGCGCTGGGCTATCAGGGCGGGATTGCCGTACTGGCCATTGTCGCGGCAGTTATGCTGGCAATCTGTTTTGCCACCACCAAAGAACGTATCGATCCGGGCAAACCAACTGGCACCATGCGCGAGGATTTACGCGACATCTGGCATAACGACCAGTGGCGCATTGTGGGCCTGCTGACCATTCTTAACATCATTTCTGTGGCGGTTCGCGGCGGTGCCATGATGTATTACGTCACCTATATTCTGGGCAATCCGATGCTGTTCGTCTGGTTCCTCGGCGTCTATTCCGTCGGCAACCTGTTTGGCAGCGCGCTCGCCAAACCACTCACCGACTGGAAATGCAAAGTCAGCGTGTTCTGGTGGACCAACGCCATTCTGGCGGTGCTCAGTCTGGCGATGTTCTTCCTGCCCATTCACGGCAGCATCATCATGTTTATCTTCATCTTTGTCATCGGCGTATTGCATCAGCTGGTGACGCCAATTCAGTGGGTCATGATGTCTGACACCGTCGATTACGGCGAATGGAACGACGGCAAACGCCTGACGGGTATCAGCTTCGCGGGCACATTATTTGTTCTTAAACTCGGTCTGGCACTGGCGGGCGCGATGATCGGCTGGATGCTGGCCGGTTCGGGTTATCAGTCCGGCGCAGCGACTCAGAACGCGGCCACGATGACCTGCATTGTCGCGCTGTTCACGCTGGTGCCTGCCGCCTGTTATCTGCTGAGCGCCATTATCTGTAAGCGTTATTACATCCTGCGCACGCCGCTGCTGCGCCGCATCATTGATGAAGTTGCGCAAGGCATCCGCCGCAATCAGCAAGAATTTATGAAATGAATTTGATTGAGATGAAGTTTAAAAGAGGACTTGATTATGAAAATCAGTGATGGCAACTGGTTAATCCAGGAAGGTTTAGTGCTCACGCACCCTTTACAGGTATTTGAAGTGCAGCGAGCCGGGAACGAAATGGTGATTTACGCTGCGCCGAAAGATGCCTCGGAACGCGCCAGCCAGCTCGATTCCCCGCTGTTTACGCTGCGATTTTTCTCGCCGCAAACCGGCGTGATAGGCGTGCGCATTACCCACTTTGACGGTGAAGAGGACAAAGGCCCGCATTATCCGTTAATACAATCTGACACGCCGGAACTGCGCTTTGAAGATAACGCCGAATTCGCCGCGTTGCACAGCGGTTCGCTCAGTGTCCGCGTGACCAAGGGCGATAACTGGACGCTCGATTTCCTGCGCGATGGCCGCCGTATTACCGGCAGTGTGGCAAAATCCAACGGTTATGTGCAGGACAGCAACACGCTGAAAACCTACATGATGGAGCGTCTGGATCTGGGCGTCGGCGAAACCGTTTACGGGCTGGGAGAACGTTTCACCGCGCTGGTGAAAAACGGGCAAACCGTGGATACCTGGAACCGTGATGGCGGCACCAGCACCGAGCAATCGTACAAAAATATTCCTTTCTATCTGACGAACCGCGGCTACGGCGTGCTGGTCAATCACCCGGAATGCGTGTCGTTTGAAGTCGGTTCAGAGAAAGTCTCGAAAGTGCAGTTCAGCGTGGAAGGCGAATACCTTGAGTATTTCGTCATTGATGGACCGACGCCGAAAAAAGTGCTCGACCGCTATACGCGCCTGACCGGCCGCCCGGCGCTGCCGCCCGCCTGGTCATTTGGCCTGTGGCTGACCACGTCTTTCACCACCAACTACGACGAAGCCACGGTCAACAGCTTTATCGACGGCATGGCCGAACGCAATCTGCCACTGCACGTTTTCCATTTCGACTGCTTCTGGATGAAAGCTTTCCAGTGGTGTGATTTTGAATGGGATCCGCAAACCTTCCCGGATCCGCAGGGCATGTTGCAGCGCCTGAAAGCGCGCGGGCTGAAAATCTGCGTGTGGATTAACCCGTACATTGGCCAGAAATCTCCGCTGTTCCACGAAGGCAAAGAGAAAGGCTATCTGCTAAAACGTCCTGACGGTCGTGTATGGCAGTGGGATAAATGGCAGGCCGGAATGGGCATTGTCGATTTCACCAACCCGCAGGCCTGTGAATGGTACGCCGGACACCTCAAGCGGCTGGTGGATATGGGCGTGGATTGCTTCAAGACGGACTTCGGCGAACGCATTCCGACCGATGTGGTCTGGCACGACGGCTGCGACCCGCAGAAAATGCACAACCATTACGCGTTTGTGTACAACAAGCTGGTGTATGAAACGTTGCAGGAGAAACTCGGCGCGTCCGAAGCCGTGCTGTTTGCCCGTTCCGCTTCCGTGGGCGCACAACAGTTCCCGGTTCACTGGGGCGGCGACTGTTACGCCACTTACGAATCAATGGCGGAAAGCCTGCGCGGCGGCTTATCTATCGGACTGTCTGGCTTTGGATTCT from Rahnella sikkimica encodes the following:
- a CDS encoding LysR family transcriptional regulator gives rise to the protein MQSTEIRYFLAVANTGSLSAASKQLYVAVSAISRQIQRLEERIGAPLFERHARGMVLNDAGQILENHVRKSMMDMEHAIAEIQGLNAVRRTVIRMGCTDGLAFDLLPQLFSRFRLINPGVMFYLNVGTAVEVSEMIHKGEVELALQFSLVAERGVDIMASFPAPVRMVMRPDHPLAEQDILLTDLHPYPLAMNEQGSTIRQLFDLSCRMSGIFLEPAVSCNRFSALYDFMVQTPGAIVACSHFSIMYKARRDHLRVKPVNIEQLSQRTLQLQSPAGKRRSAALSQFVDFIRDELVRENDAFIRDFGLQVAQV
- a CDS encoding glutathione S-transferase family protein, yielding MITLWGRDNSTNVKKVLWLLDELKLPFQQINAGGAFGKNHEPLYLSLNPNGLVPCIQDDDFVLWESNAILRYLAERAGNEAFWPSDLRARASADKWLDWTANSLTIPFRQVFLTLVRVPEPERDMNLVATGMAAFEKHWTIVDKVLAKQEWLSGNHFGLGDIPLAIYAYAWYGLNIERQAHPNVERWYKQITQRPDFQKRVMIPLT
- a CDS encoding glycoside-pentoside-hexuronide family transporter; the encoded protein is MSTEILSVKEKIGYGLGDAASHIIFDNVMLYMMFFYTDIFGIPAGYVGTMFLLARALDAVSDPCMGLLADRTRTRWGKFRPYVLFGAIPFGIVCVFTYTTPELSMTGKMIYAAITYTLLTLMYTVVNIPYCALGGVITTNPTQRISLQSYRFVLATAGGMLSTVLMMPLVKLIGGENQALGYQGGIAVLAIVAAVMLAICFATTKERIDPGKPTGTMREDLRDIWHNDQWRIVGLLTILNIISVAVRGGAMMYYVTYILGNPMLFVWFLGVYSVGNLFGSALAKPLTDWKCKVSVFWWTNAILAVLSLAMFFLPIHGSIIMFIFIFVIGVLHQLVTPIQWVMMSDTVDYGEWNDGKRLTGISFAGTLFVLKLGLALAGAMIGWMLAGSGYQSGAATQNAATMTCIVALFTLVPAACYLLSAIICKRYYILRTPLLRRIIDEVAQGIRRNQQEFMK
- a CDS encoding M20 family metallopeptidase: MTAENIVEQALAWFDQGEYQRTLARRVAIASESQSHLRDAELARYLDDEIKPTLAAMGFSLLSVENAYAANRPFLIATRIEDDALPTILSYGHGDVVFGDDENWRSDLSPWELKEDGDRWYGRGSADNKGQHSINIAALEQIYKARGGSLGFNCKLLFEMGEEISSPGLAELCREYKEQLSADIFLASDGPRLSAVRPTLFLGSRGAVNFRLTINARDNAYHSGNWGGLLTNPGTQLANALACLVNQHGQLQVSALKPPAVSDAIREILSDVEVGGGKNDPQIDLNWGEEGLTPTERLYAWNTLEVLSFLTGNPQRPMNAIPGSATAVCQLRFVVGTDWQHLADHVRAHLDAHGFPQVEVEFMRGSPATRFDPTDPLVDWALNIMQKTTGKKPALLPNLGGSLPNDVFADILGLPTLWVPHSYPACGQHGVNEHMLISVAREGLAIMTHLLWDLGENGAAVLARHHAHTGGAQ
- a CDS encoding GlpM family protein, whose protein sequence is MGLVIKALIGALVVILIGVLSKTRNYYIAGLVPLFPTFALIAHYIVGTERSIEALRTTIIFGLWAVIPYMVYLISLYFLIGSMKLPYALLCAVVCWSLAAWLLISIWTRFHA
- a CDS encoding sugar ABC transporter substrate-binding protein; translation: MKKISASLLVLSLFSALPAFAADAQLAPVPAAIAQHSGPVRIAVIRNLGSDDNTTQFLAGAIKQGHALGFKVDTFLSNGDDAKFQDFVNQAISQKYDGIILSQGRGPYSEALAKRIVAAGIAVSAFDTEVPDTLPGVTVTRQDDASLAKASVGQLVKDFNGKANIIKLWVAGFPPMERRQKTYEAILKENPGIHQLESIGAVSSDVQGDTANKVGAILAKYPKGQIDAIWGSWDAFSQGAYKALKENNRTEIKLYSIDASNQDLQLMREKGSPWLFTAAVDTQLIGAVNLRIVALKIAGEKTPQSYEFPAQTISQSLLLSQPEGLNVSGLSKIIPGWGKSEDFTAPWFATLEAKYKK
- a CDS encoding MFS transporter encodes the protein MSLLSARSSSVSNTAEKPSLMKTLFATCIGNALEWFDIAIYGFFASYIAHAYFPTADPTVSLLLAFGSFGVSFLIRPLGAIVLGAYADKHGRKASLLMSISLMMIGGLIIVITPSYATLGMAAPLLILVARLIQGFSAGGEFGSSTAFLVEHFPERKAFIASWQFATQGASTLLASAFGLGLSALLSETQLQEWGWRIPFIFGLLIGPVGLYIRRHIKESESFSKAEKTASPLKEIVRSQKGLFFTAIGLMVVSTAINYMLNYVPTYATKTLHLPASAGFSATLSAGIILTVVTPIMGLWAEKIGRLPLMWGSLILLLLTIYPAFWLMLQYTSALSLLLLISWLALLKSVYFSTVPSMMADLFPITTRASGMAISYNVAVTVFGGFAPFICTLLISATGSSLAPGYYLMMVALLSVWALFKAQKTQR
- the yicI gene encoding alpha-xylosidase — translated: MKISDGNWLIQEGLVLTHPLQVFEVQRAGNEMVIYAAPKDASERASQLDSPLFTLRFFSPQTGVIGVRITHFDGEEDKGPHYPLIQSDTPELRFEDNAEFAALHSGSLSVRVTKGDNWTLDFLRDGRRITGSVAKSNGYVQDSNTLKTYMMERLDLGVGETVYGLGERFTALVKNGQTVDTWNRDGGTSTEQSYKNIPFYLTNRGYGVLVNHPECVSFEVGSEKVSKVQFSVEGEYLEYFVIDGPTPKKVLDRYTRLTGRPALPPAWSFGLWLTTSFTTNYDEATVNSFIDGMAERNLPLHVFHFDCFWMKAFQWCDFEWDPQTFPDPQGMLQRLKARGLKICVWINPYIGQKSPLFHEGKEKGYLLKRPDGRVWQWDKWQAGMGIVDFTNPQACEWYAGHLKRLVDMGVDCFKTDFGERIPTDVVWHDGCDPQKMHNHYAFVYNKLVYETLQEKLGASEAVLFARSASVGAQQFPVHWGGDCYATYESMAESLRGGLSIGLSGFGFWSHDIGGFENTAPAHIYKRWCAFGLLSSHSRLHGSKSYRVPWVYDDEACDVVRQFTQLKCRLMPYLYPASAQAAKSGTPVMRAMMLEFPEDPACDYLDRQYMLGDNLLVAPVFSEQGDVDFYLPQGRWTHLLSNDLVEGSRWHRQQHGFDSLPLYVRPNTLLATGSNSEKPDYDYSERPEFHLFELDDGAIAESQITDLQGNVVFTLNVHRSGNTLTLTTEGKATDWTLCLRNIHSVSKCSLATTSAIPQGLRITPEHGSHQFVITL